A window from Pseudomonas frederiksbergensis encodes these proteins:
- a CDS encoding nitrate reductase subunit alpha — MSHLLDQLRFFNRKQNEFSDGHGETRKESRDWENVYRSRWQYDKIVRSTHGVNCTGSCSWKIYVKNGLITWETQQTDYPRTRNDLPNHEPRGCPRGASYSWYIYSANRLKYPKIRKPLLKLWRDARQTMAPVEAWASIVEDKAKADSYKSKRGMGGFIRSNWEEVNEIIAAANVYTIKQYGPDRIVGFSPIPAMSMVSYAAGSRYLSLIGGACLSFYDWYCDLPPASPMVWGEQTDVPESADWYNSNYIIAWGSNVPQTRTPDAHFFTEVRYKGTKTVAITPDYSEVAKLTDLWLNPKQGTDAALAQAFNHVIFKEFHLDKPSAYFTDYAKRFTDLPVLVLLKQMVDKAPGAGYQPDRFLRASDLTDNLGQENNPEWKTIALDVSGELVSPQGSIGYRWGEKGKWNILPREGGEGREIDLKLSLIGDDVAEVAFPYFAGESHEHFQHVAGDAVQYRRVPVHNVVLADGSVAKVATVFDLSAANLAIDRGLGGENVAKDYNDASVPGTPAWQEQITGVSREKAIQIAREFADNADKTKGRSMIIVGAAMNHWYHMDMNYRGLINMLMLCGCVGQTGGGWAHYVGQEKLRPQCGWLPLAFGLDWNRPPRQMNGTSFFYAHSSQWRHEKMSMHDVLSPLADKSQFPEHALDYNIRAERAGWLPSAPQLNTNPLHICRDAAAAGMDPKDYVVKSLQDGSLRFSCEQPDSPVNFPRNMFIWRSNLLGSSGKGHEYMLKYLLGTKNGVMNEDIGQVGDCKPEEAEWVDEGAIGKLDLVTTLDFRMSSTCVYSDIVLPTATWYEKDDMNTSDMHPFIHPLSAAIDPAWESRSDWEIYKGIAKAFSSMAEGHLGVEKDLVTIPLMHDSVGELAQPFGGTDWKSDGVAPVPGKNAPNLHVVERDYPNIYKQFSSLGPLLEKNGNGGKGINWNTEDEVKFLGELNHKEGDAGISQGRPKIDTAIDAAEVILSLAPETNGQVAVKAWAALSEFTGIDHSHLALSKAHEAIRFRDIQAQPRKIISSPTWSGLEDDHVSYNAGYTNVHEGIPWRTITGRQQFYQDHPWMQAFGEQLMSYRPPVNTRTIEGVKGKRSNGHKEIVLNWITPHQKWGIHSTYSDNLLMLTLSRGGPIVWLSENDAKSADIEDNDWIECFNVNGALTARAVVSQRVKDGMVMMYHAQERIVNVPGSETTKTRGGHHNSVTRVVLKPTHMIGGYAQQAYGFNYYGTVGCNRDEFVVVRKMSKVDWLDGSSGDDLPRPLPTDIEEN; from the coding sequence GTGAGTCATTTACTGGATCAATTGCGGTTTTTCAATCGCAAGCAAAACGAGTTTTCCGACGGTCATGGCGAGACCCGCAAAGAGTCCCGCGACTGGGAGAACGTTTACCGTTCGCGCTGGCAGTACGACAAGATCGTGCGTTCCACCCATGGGGTGAACTGCACCGGGTCGTGCTCGTGGAAAATCTACGTCAAGAACGGCCTGATCACCTGGGAAACCCAGCAGACCGACTACCCGCGTACCCGCAACGACCTGCCGAACCATGAGCCCCGTGGCTGCCCGCGTGGTGCCAGTTACAGCTGGTACATCTACAGCGCCAACCGGCTCAAGTACCCGAAAATCCGCAAGCCGTTGCTCAAGCTCTGGCGCGATGCGCGGCAAACCATGGCGCCGGTCGAAGCCTGGGCCAGCATCGTCGAGGACAAGGCCAAGGCCGACTCCTATAAAAGCAAGCGCGGCATGGGTGGCTTCATTCGTTCCAACTGGGAAGAAGTCAACGAGATCATTGCCGCGGCCAACGTCTACACCATCAAGCAATACGGCCCGGACCGGATCGTCGGCTTCTCGCCGATTCCGGCCATGTCGATGGTCAGCTACGCCGCAGGCTCGCGTTACCTGTCGTTGATCGGCGGCGCCTGCCTGAGTTTCTACGACTGGTACTGCGACTTGCCACCGGCCTCGCCGATGGTCTGGGGCGAGCAGACCGACGTGCCGGAATCGGCCGACTGGTACAACTCCAACTACATCATTGCCTGGGGCTCCAACGTCCCGCAAACCCGTACCCCGGATGCGCACTTCTTTACCGAAGTCCGCTACAAGGGCACCAAGACTGTGGCGATTACCCCGGATTACTCGGAAGTCGCCAAGCTCACCGACCTGTGGTTGAACCCTAAACAAGGCACCGATGCGGCGCTGGCCCAGGCGTTCAACCATGTGATCTTCAAAGAGTTCCACCTGGACAAACCAAGCGCCTATTTCACCGACTACGCCAAGCGCTTCACTGATTTGCCAGTGTTGGTGCTGCTCAAACAAATGGTCGACAAGGCCCCAGGCGCCGGTTATCAGCCGGACCGCTTCCTGCGCGCCAGCGACCTGACCGACAACCTCGGCCAGGAAAACAACCCGGAATGGAAAACCATCGCCCTCGATGTCAGCGGTGAACTGGTGTCCCCTCAGGGTTCCATCGGTTATCGCTGGGGCGAGAAGGGCAAGTGGAACATCCTGCCCCGTGAAGGCGGCGAAGGCCGTGAGATCGATCTGAAGCTGAGCCTGATCGGTGACGACGTGGCCGAAGTGGCATTCCCGTATTTTGCCGGCGAATCCCACGAGCACTTCCAGCACGTGGCCGGCGATGCCGTGCAATACCGTCGCGTGCCGGTGCACAACGTGGTGCTGGCGGACGGCAGTGTGGCCAAAGTCGCCACCGTGTTCGACCTGTCGGCCGCCAACCTGGCGATCGATCGCGGCCTCGGCGGCGAAAACGTGGCCAAGGATTACAACGACGCCTCGGTACCCGGCACCCCGGCGTGGCAAGAGCAGATCACCGGCGTCAGCCGTGAGAAAGCCATCCAGATTGCCCGTGAATTCGCCGACAACGCCGACAAGACCAAGGGTCGCTCGATGATCATCGTCGGCGCGGCGATGAACCACTGGTACCACATGGACATGAACTACCGCGGGCTGATCAACATGCTCATGCTCTGCGGGTGTGTCGGTCAGACCGGTGGCGGTTGGGCGCATTATGTCGGTCAGGAAAAACTCCGTCCGCAATGCGGCTGGCTGCCCCTGGCATTCGGCCTGGACTGGAACCGTCCGCCTCGCCAAATGAACGGCACCAGCTTCTTCTACGCCCACAGTTCGCAGTGGCGCCACGAGAAGATGAGCATGCACGACGTGCTCTCGCCGCTGGCCGATAAATCGCAATTCCCCGAGCATGCCCTGGACTACAACATCCGCGCCGAACGCGCCGGCTGGTTGCCCAGCGCACCGCAACTCAACACCAACCCTTTGCACATTTGCCGCGACGCCGCTGCCGCCGGCATGGACCCGAAAGACTACGTGGTCAAGTCGCTGCAGGACGGTTCGCTGCGTTTCTCCTGCGAACAGCCGGACAGCCCGGTCAACTTCCCGCGCAACATGTTCATCTGGCGTTCTAACCTGCTGGGCTCCTCGGGCAAGGGCCACGAGTACATGCTCAAGTACCTGCTCGGCACCAAGAACGGGGTAATGAACGAAGACATCGGCCAGGTCGGCGACTGCAAACCCGAAGAAGCCGAATGGGTGGACGAGGGCGCCATCGGCAAGCTCGATCTGGTCACCACCCTGGACTTCCGCATGTCTTCGACCTGCGTCTATTCCGACATCGTCTTGCCGACCGCGACCTGGTACGAAAAAGACGACATGAACACCTCGGACATGCACCCGTTCATTCACCCGTTGTCGGCCGCCATCGACCCGGCGTGGGAATCGCGTTCCGACTGGGAAATCTACAAAGGCATCGCCAAGGCGTTTTCCAGCATGGCCGAAGGGCATCTGGGCGTTGAAAAGGACCTGGTGACCATCCCGCTGATGCACGACAGCGTCGGCGAACTGGCCCAACCGTTTGGCGGCACAGACTGGAAAAGCGACGGCGTGGCGCCAGTACCAGGCAAGAACGCACCGAACCTGCATGTGGTAGAGCGTGACTACCCGAACATCTACAAGCAGTTCTCGTCCCTCGGGCCATTGCTGGAGAAAAACGGCAACGGTGGCAAAGGCATCAACTGGAATACCGAAGACGAAGTGAAATTCCTCGGTGAACTCAATCACAAAGAAGGCGACGCCGGCATCAGCCAGGGTCGGCCGAAAATCGACACGGCCATTGACGCCGCTGAAGTGATTCTGTCGCTGGCACCGGAAACCAACGGCCAGGTCGCCGTCAAGGCCTGGGCCGCACTGTCGGAATTCACCGGCATCGACCACAGCCACCTGGCGCTGTCCAAGGCCCACGAGGCGATTCGTTTCCGCGACATTCAGGCACAGCCGCGCAAGATCATTTCCAGCCCGACCTGGTCGGGGCTCGAAGACGATCACGTCAGCTACAACGCCGGCTACACCAACGTTCACGAAGGGATCCCATGGCGCACCATCACCGGTCGCCAGCAGTTCTACCAGGATCACCCGTGGATGCAGGCGTTCGGCGAGCAACTGATGAGTTATCGCCCGCCCGTCAACACCCGCACCATCGAAGGGGTGAAAGGCAAGCGCAGTAACGGCCACAAGGAAATCGTTCTGAACTGGATTACCCCGCACCAGAAGTGGGGCATCCACAGCACCTACAGCGACAACCTGCTGATGCTCACCCTCAGCCGTGGCGGGCCGATTGTCTGGCTCTCGGAGAACGACGCGAAAAGCGCCGACATCGAGGACAACGACTGGATCGAGTGCTTCAACGTCAACGGTGCACTGACCGCCCGTGCGGTGGTCAGCCAACGGGTCAAGGACGGCATGGTGATGATGTATCACGCACAGGAACGGATCGTGAACGTGCCCGGTTCGGAAACCACCAAGACCCGTGGCGGCCATCACAACTCGGTCACCCGCGTCGTGCTCAAGCCGACCCACATGATCGGCGGCTATGCCCAGCAAGCCTACGGTTTCAACTATTACGGCACCGTCGGTTGCAACCGCGATGAATTCGTCGTGGTGCGCAAAATGTCCAAAGTCGACTGGCTCGATGGTTCAAGTGGCGATGACCTGCCACGTCCGCTGCCGACCGATATCGAGGAAAACTGA